The Lates calcarifer isolate ASB-BC8 linkage group LG7_2, TLL_Latcal_v3, whole genome shotgun sequence DNA window AATATTGCAATTAGGTGATGTGTCAGCCTgcaaatattgttttcatttaaataaaagctactctaaatgaaaagaaatgagcCTCTGTGATACTTTATGTCACTAGATAAAACAGTAAACTGAACTGTGCCTCCCAAACAATCACACCATGCTCCATGTTCTCATGAATTTTTGATTACCAGCACATACCAGCATTGATTTCTTATAAAACTTTCAGCTCTGGAGTAATATCACCCATCTATAACTGACATGCTCCCCATTATGAAACTCAGCCATAATGGTGTATTCAGTGTGGTCTAATTTTGTACAGGAGTGTTAATTCTGCACATTCCTTTAAAATTTCCCTTTTATGATGAAGATTAGTCTTAAAGTTGAATTGATGGAGAACAATATTACAACATTAGGAGGAGGCACAGTGAGCCATTCTTGAAACTGCAAACTCATATAATGATTAAAATCAGAAGGTGCACCTTAATGGCCAATATTGAGCCACCAAAGCTTCCTttaatgaatatgtgtgtgataATGTGTGGACAGCTCTGCACTGTGTTTTAAGAAGGGACCACTATCACTCTGCAATCAATTTGAACTAAACGCCTGtagctgtatttttaaaatctaatttaataaCTTAGAATAGGAAACATtattaatactttttttcatcaaaatgGTTCCCTCTATGTTAAACAGCCTTCAGCATTCACTGGTAATGAACATGGAGACTGTGCATTATTAATCCACATGTAGAAGCTCATTTTGGCTGTGGCTCTCTTTAAAATGCAGCAAGTTGCGATGGGAAATTTTAGAGAAGTGCACAGCTCCGGGGCTCacctttgtcatttttacaaagGCCTTTCACCCATATTTAATAACTAAATATCTGAGTTCAGGCCAGCGCTGGAAGAGGACTGGAGTCAGGAGCATTAATGTATTCCACACGCAGCAGCGGGTAAAATTTACAGTGGAGAGTGGTAACAATTAGAGCTTTACTGAGATTAGATTTGAGGGCCAACATcgtttctgttatttatttgaACCTGATGCTGTTTGATATTTTGTGCCAGTGTTTTTATGCTTAAATTGGACCTTTCTGagggtgaaaaaaaattaaaacgCTGAAAAACTACTGGGATTCCGGGCTAAGGTTTAGTGTGCAAATCCTTCAAAACTGTTTCAAGACAATTACTGGACAATTAGAAACCTCATGACTAACATCCAGAAATCTACAAATGAAATTCTGTTAGGAGTGCTGGAGACTCATTAAGGCAGGATGAGATAATCCATTaaaaattatacaaaaaaagaagtaaaagatGTGGCAACAAATCctggaaccagcaaatatttgtcttttttgccAGATAAATGACTAACataactgaaattaaaatgattaactATTAAGTATGAGCACTAAAAAAGCACATCCGCTCCATCACTGCCTgctattactgttattatcattactaatatatcaatttaaaactgtaaacagcTGAACCTCTAAAATGCCCCCTGTCCTCCATGACACCACTAATGACGCCTCACTTTTTTCACCCTGGGGTCGTGTCACAGCTGTTTATCTCCATCGCCTTTGCCAGTTCAGTCTACCTCAGGTGAGAGTGTCTCTCCTGactctgaagtcatttttaattaGTACAGAAATGAGTTCAGATCATTTTGAGTGAGCCTGGGGCTTTTACAAAACCACAGGTGGCTTATTTACCTGGAAACCTGGTTTCCGTTGGTactttctcctctgctgcatctCGGCAAAGGTAGCTGCCCCTGCTGCATAAGTGTAGGCCATGTGTGGTAGGAAGCCCATTTGATCCATGCCCGGGTAGGGCCTAAGACCTGGTATGCTGGCCTGCATCGGGGGCATAAATGTGGCAGGTGGAAAAGCGCTCTGAGGTGGAAGTGACGTGTACAGGGGTTTGGCAGCAAACGGGTTAATGCCGAAGATGGGGCTAGTGCTTTTTTCTAGGTTTCCGTTGTTGGTAGAGGCTGAGAAATCCTTCTTGAGATAGGCCAAGTTCAAAGGCTCTTCGAAGTGCTCTCGGGGAGAGGGGATGCTGTTGTGGTCAATGGTAATGCTGTTGACTTTAGGTCTGCTTTTGACAGTCAGTGCGTGCTTGGGTTCCTTCATGAGTCTCGGCAGAGAGAGGTCCAGCGGCTCAGCCTGCAGGTCTTCTGATGTCAAGCTGTTTGGAGTGTAGGAGCTGCTGTGAGAGTTTTTGGAAGATGTGGAGGACAGATTTAGAGGGGAGGGGGTGTTGCTGCGGGAGTGGTCCAACTTTTCACCTGCGGGTTTGGCGCTGCCGCTGAACTGGTGGTTTTTCAAATGTCTGAGTGAGTTGTCACAGTTGTTAACGTTGTTATGGAGCTCTGCTATGGAGGGGGATGTGATGCGGTCAGTAGGTTTCATTAGTGACACAGGTGACCTAGCTGCCATAGAGTCTTTTGGTGGAGTGTGGTGGTTATTTGTTCCGACAACCATATCCGCGTTGTTCCTGTGCTCTAGTGGTGGGGTTCTGGTAGTGCCATACTGGTACATCTTTCGCTGCTCGAACCACTCCTTGACAAATTCCTGAGGAAGGCCGACTGCTATGGAAATCTTGAGCAGCTCCTCCGAGTTGGGCTCCATGTTCATGGCGAAATACGCCTTCAGCACAGACATGTGGTCCCTGTAAGGGTTAAGGGGCCCAGTGAGTCCCTTCTCAGACAACATAGGGGAGGATAAGTGGCTGTTCTTCTCCATGAATATCCCTGGTTTGTTGGACATCAAATTCTCACTGGGCTGCAGCACAGCTTTGATCTCCTCGTTCATTTTACACAGGTAGCGTTCATGCTGATGCAAAGGTATTGGCCCGGGGAAGGTTTCTTTGCAATATTGGCAAGCATAAGGCgtaaacatgttgttttcctGCACCTTCTCATCCACACCTCCTTCAAGCATGTGGTTGGATTTCTCTCGTTTGATATTGCTAATCTGTCTCTTTGAGTCTGTTGTCAAGCTCTGGAGGCAGGCTTTGGCTTCGTTCACTTTTTCTAACGTGTAGTCAATGATGCTTTTGGTGGCTCCGTTGTGATTAACGAGTGGGAGACCAGCCTGAGGCCCTCCTGACAATGTCAGTGCCTGTTTCTGCTCTTCAACCTGGGACCCCAGCTCCTTCATGTAGGCCTTGAGCTTGGAGAGCTCCTCTGGCTTGCAGTCCATTTTCTGCCTGCACACAGTGTTGTCCACGATCTGAAGAACCTTCTGCACCTCACTCAGGTTGTTCCCCAGCGGTCCTGGGTAGCCCAGGAGCTGTGACTCAAGCCCGGCAATCCCAAGGTGCTGCAAGGGGCTCTGGGCTGTCGAGTTGTGGTGGACCCCCAGTGGGCTGTTCCCTCCCATTCCCCCGTTCATGAACGGTCCAGGAGCACCGAATCCATGAGACGCCATCATGAGCTTGTAGTCGTTGAAGTCGAGCGGCTCAGTCTTGATGTTAAGGTGGTTGTTGTGTTCGGGGAGGCCGAGCGGCTTGCCGTTCTCCAGCTTCTGCCGCAGCTGGGTGATGGCGGTGTTGGTGGgcgaggaggaggctgaggtggGGGAGGAGCCAGTCTTCATGCTGCTGCGCATCCTGCCATTGACAGCTATCAGACCAATGCACTTCTTGCTGCTTATGTGGGAACTGTAGGAGCCCGAGTGGGAGAAACGCTTCTTGCAGTTGGGACACTCATATGGTTTTTcacctgaaacaaaaaaaatatatacaataagATGGCTGCTATGAGAATAATAGGCTTATATGAATGATATCATAAAATCTGTAGCTTGTActgaatgtttatttgtttatttataaggGACAATGAACACAAATcaacacagacattttaataACAACAGAGTAAAGCAAAGGCAATTCAAAAGGCTTTACATAAGGAGAAGGAAGGTATTAGaatactgataaaaaaaatacaattaaagtaaaattataTACTGGGAACATGGTACAGCTACAGTGTAATAAATTGTCTGttgttttaagtcatttttgtgCTCCATGACATTTActgtctattttttttcctgatttaaTCACATCAATATTGTAACAAAATTATTTCAGGTTGTCTTTTCACATCTGGTCAGAGACAACAGATGAAAATCAGCCTTTTGAGccagctctgcctctgtttagtttttctgcTGATCGATGGACATTGTCCGTGACAAATAAactaataaatgaaatgaagctTCTGATATGCTTCGCATAAATGCACATTTCTAAGCAAATATTGTACTTGGCAACTGAAATGACTCTTAACACAGCAGAGTTCAGTGTCCATTAACAGCAGGGAGGGTCCAAAATAAACCGAAAGGAATTTCTGCAGATTCATGGCGTTCTTAAGGCATGGTTATGAATATTCAGGCAGCATTCCTCTCGCCACTCACCGCTATGAATCCGGAGGTGTTCCTTCAGATGGTGCTTGTATTTGAAGGCCTTGCCACACTCGGTGCATTTGAACTTGCGGTTGCCGGCCGCTTGGTTGAGCAGTTGgtgctgtgagagagagaaagggagagagagactcacgttgaaaaaaatgcacaaacattgTGGGGGTGAGAGTTCAGTAAATAATCACAATTGGTCGGCATGACAACAAGCAACAAGCCAAACGGCTCCTATCGCCAATGAAGCATCTTGGCTTTCTACTCCCACCTCCGTTGAGCGACTACAGGCAGCGGCGGTGATAACAGAGAGAATCACATACTTTTTAATTTCCTGGCTCCTCAGCCAAAGAAGGCATGCCTTTAGAATTTGGCAGCCCAGAAAATAGAATAAATGAAAAGTCTTTTTTACTCGTTTCCCCTCATTACAACCACCGATCTGATCTACTTTTCATTAATTTGGGCCTAATCAGTCTAAAAGGTATTCAGAGTCATCTGTGAGCTCTTTCACCCTGCATACCTGTATTCACTCCATTTGAATTATACTTTGTACTTTTTCAGAACAGCCTCAAATATCTTACAGTAATTGggccttttttaaaaacctcaaATGTCTCTTTAATAATCTTAGGATACAGAACAGAGCGTATAGGCCTGGCCTTGATTCGCTGTTCAAAGGTAAACATCAGTTGCAATTCATCAAATTTGCAATTCAAACAAGGCCTCGTTctctgaaaaggaaaaaaaatcaaaatataatacccagcaacaacaacaacactgggTGTGTAAACCTGGCTCATCACTCACGAAACAATTAATTCCAAGTGGGAGGTGAGGACGTTAAATGGTtagtaaatacaaaaaaaaaaaaaaaaaagaaagaaaaaaaagacacattttctcGGAGCTCGCTAGGGGAAAAACACAGCGACTCCCTCCTCCCAGTTCAGCCTTGACAAATGCTGGGGTGTGTGCTGACTCTACCCACATTCCTGGGGAGACAGATGGTGGCGCGCAGGACACTGGGAGGACTGGGAGGAATTGTTCAAACAGCCCCAACCTTCAAAGATCAAGCAGGGAGAGTCGGGGGCCCCGCCAAGCGCCGGAGAGGGACCCCACTGCTCGTATGTTGCTGAGTTgcataaacaaacagcaacagctgcttcagtgcccccacctccaccaccatccCCTTACTTCCCCCCTGAGGACCCCTGCCCGGTAAAGTTTAGTCTCGCCACCACTGCTAATAAGACACAATCACTCTGCGCTCTTAATTGTGAATGGCACCAGCAAAATGCTCCATCTCTCCTTCATGGCTCGTTGTCAGTGTGAACGCCACCACTGCTGATTGTGGGCGGGGACCCGACTGAATGTTTGCATATGTATAACCTCTAATTAGTCATATTTCAGCTAAGTGgttaagaggaggaggagtattAAGGCTTGTAAACATACAAGACAGAACAACACTGCACGTGATTACCTATCAGGACATTATTCTTTATGTTAATCTGATTGCTCCTGAGTTTGTTGTTAATTGCcaaatgtacattttcacataaacacatgctcattttgtggtttttcaATGTTTGTGGTTGGTctttaataaacagaaaaagaaaaactgggtGCTTAGCATGAGCAGAGATAGATACCAGgactgaaaagacaaagaaaagagcgCCACCTACAGAAAATCTAACTGCAGccacaaaaaaatcaaacaagtaAGACATCACCTCCATCTCATTTCAAGGATTACCATTTAAACAATCCAGCTAATTTACAAATCAGGATAACCGGCTTTGTGGAAGGACCTGTATAGGAGTCTTTGGCCATTGACTTGACTCTGGAGGGGAGCAGCAACAGCATTGTAATATGAGGATTGGGACGGCGGCTCACTCGGCCGGCCCATCTGCTCACGTTTACACCCAGCTGGTAGATCAGGTGAAAGTGCTGGCTGCTGACATCTGATCAAATCAGCCACAGTCTGAGCCTGTCATCCTCGCTTCAGAGAGCACAACACCCACGACCTGGGACTCAACACTGCAAAGCATCAGGGTACATGATATCATCTGTGACTGGCTGAATGGCAATAACACTACTGTACGTTACAGGGTTTCTCTAGTGGAGAAAGTCCATGAGAAAATTAGATATCATCGAAGTGACTCaaactatttttcttttttttaaaggaagcCAAAACAGCCAAAAACTGCTGACCTTTTTCCTGCCGGTTTTCAATTAATTCttttttgaatttctttttaatgttaaattcCACTGTACATCTAAATCACACAAGATTAACTTAAGGTCTTTGATAAAACtgttgcattttttaaacaaatcccTCAGTTATAATCATCCTTcaaggcacaaacacagactccaTCTACTTTAAAATTTACTGCTCCAATTTTAGTTCACTGAGAAGTTATAATTATCCCCCAATGTGCGAAAACTCTTGAAAgcatgcaatttttttttctcgcCACAATCTATCTCACCCCACATCTTCAACTTAAAGCTGACAAGCGAGTTAAACACCCGTGACTGCTGGATGTGTTTTCACCTCACAGGACTTTAAGGTGATTCATGCTAACTGCCAGCAGATTCACATTATATTTCAGACATATAGGATATAAATCGCTCGAGAAAATTCAAGTATACACAGATGTTTATGCAGTGCATGAAATTAGAAGTGGGAGGGGGTTGGGTGGGGTTTGATGGAGTACTACGACTGCAGGCTGCACCAGAAGAACATTAAAGGCCAGGAGTGAAGTGAAGTTAAGGAGCTGATAAAAATTTCCAAATTGGAAATTAACACAATCATTCGATCGTGAACATGAGACTGGAAAATCATATCAGGGAGGGCCATCAAAAAACCATTTAGGGCCTCAATTAAAGTTATTACCATTAAAGGATCTGCATCTTCAAAATGCCATGAAAAATTAATAATGATTGCCAATCAGAAAAAATGATCTCTCTTCTCCGAGGGATCAGAGCAcattagaaatgaaatgaaatgaaataggggatagaaacaggaggaggagaaaaaatagaaagagaagggagggatgatgaagaaaaaaataaaaattcccCTCACCTGATCCCTCGCAGGCTTGTGTGTGGCCATATGTCGCTCAAGCTGAGTGCGGTAAGCAAACGTGTAGTTACACAGGGGGCAGGCGAAGTTCTCCTCGTTCTTCTCATGACGGTACTTGATGTG harbors:
- the zeb2b gene encoding zinc finger E-box-binding homeobox 2b isoform X2, producing MKQEIMADGPRCKRRKQANPRRKNALNYENVVETGSETEEEDKLPVSEEDPLINGTGSPASLTNPEASPRAESHGLLTKEEEDDEMRDSGVEHIWPDNDMLSASVDGTDEIKDDFDTLGPDATLQAVGNGTVSSFTVSLSLSASPSVKSVNCTSEFEDFFGKRKLDDGDSHVVSIAEYLQRGDTAIIYPEAPEELSRLGTPEATGPEENDLPPGTPDAFAQLLTCPYCDRGYKRLTSLKEHIKYRHEKNEENFACPLCNYTFAYRTQLERHMATHKPARDQHQLLNQAAGNRKFKCTECGKAFKYKHHLKEHLRIHSGEKPYECPNCKKRFSHSGSYSSHISSKKCIGLIAVNGRMRSSMKTGSSPTSASSSPTNTAITQLRQKLENGKPLGLPEHNNHLNIKTEPLDFNDYKLMMASHGFGAPGPFMNGGMGGNSPLGVHHNSTAQSPLQHLGIAGLESQLLGYPGPLGNNLSEVQKVLQIVDNTVCRQKMDCKPEELSKLKAYMKELGSQVEEQKQALTLSGGPQAGLPLVNHNGATKSIIDYTLEKVNEAKACLQSLTTDSKRQISNIKREKSNHMLEGGVDEKVQENNMFTPYACQYCKETFPGPIPLHQHERYLCKMNEEIKAVLQPSENLMSNKPGIFMEKNSHLSSPMLSEKGLTGPLNPYRDHMSVLKAYFAMNMEPNSEELLKISIAVGLPQEFVKEWFEQRKMYQYGTTRTPPLEHRNNADMVVGTNNHHTPPKDSMAARSPVSLMKPTDRITSPSIAELHNNVNNCDNSLRHLKNHQFSGSAKPAGEKLDHSRSNTPSPLNLSSTSSKNSHSSSYTPNSLTSEDLQAEPLDLSLPRLMKEPKHALTVKSRPKVNSITIDHNSIPSPREHFEEPLNLAYLKKDFSASTNNGNLEKSTSPIFGINPFAAKPLYTSLPPQSAFPPATFMPPMQASIPGLRPYPGMDQMGFLPHMAYTYAAGAATFAEMQQRRKYQRKPGFQGDLLDGTPDYMSGLDDMTDPDSCLSRKKIKKTESGMYACDLCDKTFQKSSSLLRHKYEHTGKRPHQCQICKKAFKHKHHLIEHSRLHSGEKPYQCDKCGKRFSHSGSYSQHMNHRYSYCKREAEEREAAEREAREKGHLEPTELLMSRAYLQGMTPQGYPELAEREAILRHETVNGGIREGRKEVDGTYAKIGRREDEFEEEEEESKSMDTDPDTLRDEEENGEHSMDDSSLDGKTETKSDHEDTMEDGM
- the zeb2b gene encoding zinc finger E-box-binding homeobox 2b isoform X3, giving the protein MKQEIMADGPRCKRRKQANPRRKNAALNYENVVETGSETEEEDKLPVSEEDPLINGTGSPASLTNPEASPRAESHGLLTKEEEDDEMRDSGVEHIWPDNDMLSASVDGTDEIKDDFDTLGPDATLQAVGNGTVKSVNCTSEFEDFFGKRKLDDGDSHVVSIAEYLQRGDTAIIYPEAPEELSRLGTPEATGPEENDLPPGTPDAFAQLLTCPYCDRGYKRLTSLKEHIKYRHEKNEENFACPLCNYTFAYRTQLERHMATHKPARDQHQLLNQAAGNRKFKCTECGKAFKYKHHLKEHLRIHSGEKPYECPNCKKRFSHSGSYSSHISSKKCIGLIAVNGRMRSSMKTGSSPTSASSSPTNTAITQLRQKLENGKPLGLPEHNNHLNIKTEPLDFNDYKLMMASHGFGAPGPFMNGGMGGNSPLGVHHNSTAQSPLQHLGIAGLESQLLGYPGPLGNNLSEVQKVLQIVDNTVCRQKMDCKPEELSKLKAYMKELGSQVEEQKQALTLSGGPQAGLPLVNHNGATKSIIDYTLEKVNEAKACLQSLTTDSKRQISNIKREKSNHMLEGGVDEKVQENNMFTPYACQYCKETFPGPIPLHQHERYLCKMNEEIKAVLQPSENLMSNKPGIFMEKNSHLSSPMLSEKGLTGPLNPYRDHMSVLKAYFAMNMEPNSEELLKISIAVGLPQEFVKEWFEQRKMYQYGTTRTPPLEHRNNADMVVGTNNHHTPPKDSMAARSPVSLMKPTDRITSPSIAELHNNVNNCDNSLRHLKNHQFSGSAKPAGEKLDHSRSNTPSPLNLSSTSSKNSHSSSYTPNSLTSEDLQAEPLDLSLPRLMKEPKHALTVKSRPKVNSITIDHNSIPSPREHFEEPLNLAYLKKDFSASTNNGNLEKSTSPIFGINPFAAKPLYTSLPPQSAFPPATFMPPMQASIPGLRPYPGMDQMGFLPHMAYTYAAGAATFAEMQQRRKYQRKPGFQGDLLDGTPDYMSGLDDMTDPDSCLSRKKIKKTESGMYACDLCDKTFQKSSSLLRHKYEHTGKRPHQCQICKKAFKHKHHLIEHSRLHSGEKPYQCDKCGKRFSHSGSYSQHMNHRYSYCKREAEEREAAEREAREKGHLEPTELLMSRAYLQGMTPQGYPELAEREAILRHETVNGGIREGRKEVDGTYAKIGRREDEFEEEEEESKSMDTDPDTLRDEEENGEHSMDDSSLDGKTETKSDHEDTMEDGM
- the zeb2b gene encoding zinc finger E-box-binding homeobox 2b isoform X6, yielding MKQEIMADGPRCKRRKQANPRRKNALNYENVVETGSETEEEDKLPVSEEDPLINGTGSPASLTNPEASPRAESHGLLTKEEEDDEMRDSGVEHIWPDNDMLSASVDGTDEIKDDFDTLGPDATLQAVGNGTVKSVNCTSEFEDFFGKRKLDDGDSHVVSIAEYLQRGDTAIIYPEAPEELSRLGTPEATGPEENDLPPGTPDAFAQLLTCPYCDRGYKRLTSLKEHIKYRHEKNEENFACPLCNYTFAYRTQLERHMATHKPARDQHQLLNQAAGNRKFKCTECGKAFKYKHHLKEHLRIHSGEKPYECPNCKKRFSHSGSYSSHISSKKCIGLIAVNGRMRSSMKTGSSPTSASSSPTNTAITQLRQKLENGKPLGLPEHNNHLNIKTEPLDFNDYKLMMASHGFGAPGPFMNGGMGGNSPLGVHHNSTAQSPLQHLGIAGLESQLLGYPGPLGNNLSEVQKVLQIVDNTVCRQKMDCKPEELSKLKAYMKELGSQVEEQKQALTLSGGPQAGLPLVNHNGATKSIIDYTLEKVNEAKACLQSLTTDSKRQISNIKREKSNHMLEGGVDEKVQENNMFTPYACQYCKETFPGPIPLHQHERYLCKMNEEIKAVLQPSENLMSNKPGIFMEKNSHLSSPMLSEKGLTGPLNPYRDHMSVLKAYFAMNMEPNSEELLKISIAVGLPQEFVKEWFEQRKMYQYGTTRTPPLEHRNNADMVVGTNNHHTPPKDSMAARSPVSLMKPTDRITSPSIAELHNNVNNCDNSLRHLKNHQFSGSAKPAGEKLDHSRSNTPSPLNLSSTSSKNSHSSSYTPNSLTSEDLQAEPLDLSLPRLMKEPKHALTVKSRPKVNSITIDHNSIPSPREHFEEPLNLAYLKKDFSASTNNGNLEKSTSPIFGINPFAAKPLYTSLPPQSAFPPATFMPPMQASIPGLRPYPGMDQMGFLPHMAYTYAAGAATFAEMQQRRKYQRKPGFQGDLLDGTPDYMSGLDDMTDPDSCLSRKKIKKTESGKRPHQCQICKKAFKHKHHLIEHSRLHSGEKPYQCDKCGKRFSHSGSYSQHMNHRYSYCKREAEEREAAEREAREKGHLEPTELLMSRAYLQGMTPQGYPELAEREAILRHETVNGGIREGRKEVDGTYAKIGRREDEFEEEEEESKSMDTDPDTLRDEEENGEHSMDDSSLDGKTETKSDHEDTMEDGM
- the zeb2b gene encoding zinc finger E-box-binding homeobox 2b isoform X1, yielding MKQEIMADGPRCKRRKQANPRRKNAALNYENVVETGSETEEEDKLPVSEEDPLINGTGSPASLTNPEASPRAESHGLLTKEEEDDEMRDSGVEHIWPDNDMLSASVDGTDEIKDDFDTLGPDATLQAVGNGTVSSFTVSLSLSASPSVKSVNCTSEFEDFFGKRKLDDGDSHVVSIAEYLQRGDTAIIYPEAPEELSRLGTPEATGPEENDLPPGTPDAFAQLLTCPYCDRGYKRLTSLKEHIKYRHEKNEENFACPLCNYTFAYRTQLERHMATHKPARDQHQLLNQAAGNRKFKCTECGKAFKYKHHLKEHLRIHSGEKPYECPNCKKRFSHSGSYSSHISSKKCIGLIAVNGRMRSSMKTGSSPTSASSSPTNTAITQLRQKLENGKPLGLPEHNNHLNIKTEPLDFNDYKLMMASHGFGAPGPFMNGGMGGNSPLGVHHNSTAQSPLQHLGIAGLESQLLGYPGPLGNNLSEVQKVLQIVDNTVCRQKMDCKPEELSKLKAYMKELGSQVEEQKQALTLSGGPQAGLPLVNHNGATKSIIDYTLEKVNEAKACLQSLTTDSKRQISNIKREKSNHMLEGGVDEKVQENNMFTPYACQYCKETFPGPIPLHQHERYLCKMNEEIKAVLQPSENLMSNKPGIFMEKNSHLSSPMLSEKGLTGPLNPYRDHMSVLKAYFAMNMEPNSEELLKISIAVGLPQEFVKEWFEQRKMYQYGTTRTPPLEHRNNADMVVGTNNHHTPPKDSMAARSPVSLMKPTDRITSPSIAELHNNVNNCDNSLRHLKNHQFSGSAKPAGEKLDHSRSNTPSPLNLSSTSSKNSHSSSYTPNSLTSEDLQAEPLDLSLPRLMKEPKHALTVKSRPKVNSITIDHNSIPSPREHFEEPLNLAYLKKDFSASTNNGNLEKSTSPIFGINPFAAKPLYTSLPPQSAFPPATFMPPMQASIPGLRPYPGMDQMGFLPHMAYTYAAGAATFAEMQQRRKYQRKPGFQGDLLDGTPDYMSGLDDMTDPDSCLSRKKIKKTESGMYACDLCDKTFQKSSSLLRHKYEHTGKRPHQCQICKKAFKHKHHLIEHSRLHSGEKPYQCDKCGKRFSHSGSYSQHMNHRYSYCKREAEEREAAEREAREKGHLEPTELLMSRAYLQGMTPQGYPELAEREAILRHETVNGGIREGRKEVDGTYAKIGRREDEFEEEEEESKSMDTDPDTLRDEEENGEHSMDDSSLDGKTETKSDHEDTMEDGM
- the zeb2b gene encoding zinc finger E-box-binding homeobox 2b isoform X4; translation: MKQEIMADGPRCKRRKQANPRRKNALNYENVVETGSETEEEDKLPVSEEDPLINGTGSPASLTNPEASPRAESHGLLTKEEEDDEMRDSGVEHIWPDNDMLSASVDGTDEIKDDFDTLGPDATLQAVGNGTVKSVNCTSEFEDFFGKRKLDDGDSHVVSIAEYLQRGDTAIIYPEAPEELSRLGTPEATGPEENDLPPGTPDAFAQLLTCPYCDRGYKRLTSLKEHIKYRHEKNEENFACPLCNYTFAYRTQLERHMATHKPARDQHQLLNQAAGNRKFKCTECGKAFKYKHHLKEHLRIHSGEKPYECPNCKKRFSHSGSYSSHISSKKCIGLIAVNGRMRSSMKTGSSPTSASSSPTNTAITQLRQKLENGKPLGLPEHNNHLNIKTEPLDFNDYKLMMASHGFGAPGPFMNGGMGGNSPLGVHHNSTAQSPLQHLGIAGLESQLLGYPGPLGNNLSEVQKVLQIVDNTVCRQKMDCKPEELSKLKAYMKELGSQVEEQKQALTLSGGPQAGLPLVNHNGATKSIIDYTLEKVNEAKACLQSLTTDSKRQISNIKREKSNHMLEGGVDEKVQENNMFTPYACQYCKETFPGPIPLHQHERYLCKMNEEIKAVLQPSENLMSNKPGIFMEKNSHLSSPMLSEKGLTGPLNPYRDHMSVLKAYFAMNMEPNSEELLKISIAVGLPQEFVKEWFEQRKMYQYGTTRTPPLEHRNNADMVVGTNNHHTPPKDSMAARSPVSLMKPTDRITSPSIAELHNNVNNCDNSLRHLKNHQFSGSAKPAGEKLDHSRSNTPSPLNLSSTSSKNSHSSSYTPNSLTSEDLQAEPLDLSLPRLMKEPKHALTVKSRPKVNSITIDHNSIPSPREHFEEPLNLAYLKKDFSASTNNGNLEKSTSPIFGINPFAAKPLYTSLPPQSAFPPATFMPPMQASIPGLRPYPGMDQMGFLPHMAYTYAAGAATFAEMQQRRKYQRKPGFQGDLLDGTPDYMSGLDDMTDPDSCLSRKKIKKTESGMYACDLCDKTFQKSSSLLRHKYEHTGKRPHQCQICKKAFKHKHHLIEHSRLHSGEKPYQCDKCGKRFSHSGSYSQHMNHRYSYCKREAEEREAAEREAREKGHLEPTELLMSRAYLQGMTPQGYPELAEREAILRHETVNGGIREGRKEVDGTYAKIGRREDEFEEEEEESKSMDTDPDTLRDEEENGEHSMDDSSLDGKTETKSDHEDTMEDGM
- the zeb2b gene encoding zinc finger E-box-binding homeobox 2b isoform X5 encodes the protein MKQEIMADGPRCKRRKQANPRRKNAALNYENVVETGSETEEEDKLPVSEEDPLINGTGSPASLTNPEASPRAESHGLLTKEEEDDEMRDSGVEHIWPDNDMLSASVDGTDEIKDDFDTLGPDATLQAVGNGTVSSFTVSLSLSASPSVKSVNCTSEFEDFFGKRKLDDGDSHVVSIAEYLQRGDTAIIYPEAPEELSRLGTPEATGPEENDLPPGTPDAFAQLLTCPYCDRGYKRLTSLKEHIKYRHEKNEENFACPLCNYTFAYRTQLERHMATHKPARDQHQLLNQAAGNRKFKCTECGKAFKYKHHLKEHLRIHSGEKPYECPNCKKRFSHSGSYSSHISSKKCIGLIAVNGRMRSSMKTGSSPTSASSSPTNTAITQLRQKLENGKPLGLPEHNNHLNIKTEPLDFNDYKLMMASHGFGAPGPFMNGGMGGNSPLGVHHNSTAQSPLQHLGIAGLESQLLGYPGPLGNNLSEVQKVLQIVDNTVCRQKMDCKPEELSKLKAYMKELGSQVEEQKQALTLSGGPQAGLPLVNHNGATKSIIDYTLEKVNEAKACLQSLTTDSKRQISNIKREKSNHMLEGGVDEKVQENNMFTPYACQYCKETFPGPIPLHQHERYLCKMNEEIKAVLQPSENLMSNKPGIFMEKNSHLSSPMLSEKGLTGPLNPYRDHMSVLKAYFAMNMEPNSEELLKISIAVGLPQEFVKEWFEQRKMYQYGTTRTPPLEHRNNADMVVGTNNHHTPPKDSMAARSPVSLMKPTDRITSPSIAELHNNVNNCDNSLRHLKNHQFSGSAKPAGEKLDHSRSNTPSPLNLSSTSSKNSHSSSYTPNSLTSEDLQAEPLDLSLPRLMKEPKHALTVKSRPKVNSITIDHNSIPSPREHFEEPLNLAYLKKDFSASTNNGNLEKSTSPIFGINPFAAKPLYTSLPPQSAFPPATFMPPMQASIPGLRPYPGMDQMGFLPHMAYTYAAGAATFAEMQQRRKYQRKPGFQGDLLDGTPDYMSGLDDMTDPDSCLSRKKIKKTESGKRPHQCQICKKAFKHKHHLIEHSRLHSGEKPYQCDKCGKRFSHSGSYSQHMNHRYSYCKREAEEREAAEREAREKGHLEPTELLMSRAYLQGMTPQGYPELAEREAILRHETVNGGIREGRKEVDGTYAKIGRREDEFEEEEEESKSMDTDPDTLRDEEENGEHSMDDSSLDGKTETKSDHEDTMEDGM